A genomic window from Clostridium aceticum includes:
- a CDS encoding penicillin-binding transpeptidase domain-containing protein produces MFNKLENRYNVTLLIFSLVFVVILFRLATIMIVQGEQYREQAENRIFKTIPLPGARGEIRDRYGRLLAGNRPSFTVQMMKNEVVDEKINEVSLSIINILEKNEDKYNDEFPIIFTEEGEYVFTYDLELQAWKERNDLIDVDDARDAFEILRRRYNIAETDPIEVQQEFIKIPNLSVPISIRTWKFTEEMRKEQWLESYNIRDVETTAEEAFQLLRTRTYRIPEDYSDIDARKIMLVREQLRRQGYLQYQPVRIAQDISEASVTEIEENIINLPGVNIAVEPIRYYPEGQLAAHTLGYLGKISQQSEIDRFIRELGYLPTDIIGKSGIEHSFEETLKGADGSQRVIVDSVGRLISVLEREEPVPGDAVHLTIDANLQRVTEETLEAVLKTLQVGGTYTTRWGSERLMGRSGVMKNATSGSVVVTDVKTGEVLAIANYPAYDPNLFATGISSADWQRLMPENERDPLAPRPLQNIATSTAIQPGSTFKMIVGLAGIEQGLSPEYKILDRGFIQVGGHSFGNWLWNQSRSTMGHQNLHQAIADSNNYYFYSVANGYDYGAGRPLPIQMNMDILTDYTKRFGLNDRTGIEIDVPRERSGGVPSVENKTRTVKAMLRNHLRRQMKLEDLDETRLDRTPEVLTEIIEEIVSWAEENPSRSVMYNRMIELGISEDKAGIYTDIAKYSYFNQARWSVADTMNFSIGQGEHSYTPLQMTNYMAILANGGYRYNLSLIRKTQSYDGTNTVEYPPELVERIQLRDYNNLDEINYGMYLVNETGTARNYFRNFPIKVAAKTGTAQREGKIPPIDEVEYLKRHLRSFGVTEAAVEEVTAQLMEENKDNPRYQDKGFAMREAIRTLNPRANLDQFKDDYDNYSWFTGFAPYEDPQIAISVLIFQGGSGGYGAPIFREIVAEYMGLNTVVENDGSIIENRLTR; encoded by the coding sequence ATGTTTAATAAACTGGAAAACAGATATAATGTAACGCTATTGATATTCTCCCTTGTTTTTGTTGTTATTTTATTTAGATTGGCAACCATTATGATTGTGCAAGGAGAACAATATCGAGAACAGGCGGAAAACAGAATTTTCAAGACAATACCACTTCCAGGGGCTAGGGGAGAAATCCGTGATAGGTATGGAAGGTTACTTGCGGGAAATCGTCCAAGCTTTACTGTGCAGATGATGAAAAATGAAGTGGTAGATGAGAAAATAAACGAAGTATCCCTCAGCATAATAAATATATTAGAGAAGAATGAAGATAAGTACAATGATGAATTTCCTATTATTTTTACAGAAGAAGGAGAATATGTATTCACCTATGATTTAGAACTTCAAGCATGGAAAGAAAGAAACGATCTTATCGATGTAGATGATGCTAGAGATGCCTTTGAAATTTTAAGAAGACGTTATAATATAGCAGAAACAGACCCAATAGAGGTACAACAAGAATTTATAAAAATTCCTAATCTAAGTGTTCCAATATCTATTAGAACTTGGAAATTTACTGAGGAAATGAGAAAAGAACAATGGCTGGAAAGTTACAACATAAGAGATGTAGAGACAACGGCTGAGGAGGCTTTTCAACTACTAAGAACTAGAACTTATAGAATACCAGAAGACTATTCCGATATCGACGCTAGAAAAATTATGCTTGTGAGGGAACAGTTAAGAAGACAGGGGTATTTACAATACCAACCAGTTCGAATAGCACAGGATATTTCTGAAGCATCGGTGACGGAGATTGAAGAAAATATTATTAATCTTCCAGGGGTAAATATAGCTGTAGAGCCAATAAGATATTATCCAGAGGGACAGCTTGCTGCCCACACTTTGGGATATTTGGGGAAAATATCTCAACAGAGTGAGATTGACAGATTCATAAGAGAATTAGGATATTTGCCCACTGATATTATTGGGAAGTCAGGCATAGAGCATAGTTTTGAGGAGACGTTAAAGGGGGCAGACGGCTCACAACGAGTGATTGTTGACTCTGTAGGAAGACTAATTAGTGTATTAGAAAGGGAAGAGCCTGTGCCGGGTGATGCGGTACACTTGACTATTGATGCCAACTTACAGCGAGTAACGGAGGAAACCTTAGAAGCAGTATTAAAAACCCTTCAGGTAGGGGGAACCTATACAACTCGTTGGGGAAGCGAGCGTTTGATGGGTAGAAGTGGCGTGATGAAGAATGCAACCTCAGGTTCTGTTGTGGTGACAGATGTAAAGACGGGAGAGGTACTGGCAATAGCTAACTATCCCGCCTATGACCCAAACTTATTTGCTACTGGAATAAGTAGTGCCGATTGGCAAAGACTTATGCCAGAAAACGAGAGAGATCCGTTGGCTCCAAGACCTTTGCAAAACATTGCAACAAGTACAGCCATACAACCAGGTTCTACCTTTAAAATGATTGTAGGGTTAGCTGGTATAGAACAAGGTTTGAGTCCTGAGTATAAGATCTTGGATAGAGGATTTATTCAGGTAGGAGGACATAGTTTTGGTAACTGGCTGTGGAATCAAAGTAGATCAACTATGGGACACCAAAATCTACATCAAGCTATTGCTGACTCCAATAACTATTACTTTTACTCCGTAGCCAACGGCTATGATTATGGTGCCGGCAGACCCCTTCCAATACAGATGAATATGGATATTCTGACAGACTATACAAAGAGATTTGGACTTAATGATAGAACTGGTATAGAAATAGATGTACCTAGAGAACGATCTGGAGGAGTTCCCAGTGTGGAAAATAAGACAAGAACTGTTAAAGCCATGCTGAGAAATCATTTGAGGCGGCAAATGAAACTAGAAGATTTAGACGAAACAAGGCTAGACAGGACACCAGAGGTATTAACAGAAATTATAGAAGAAATTGTAAGCTGGGCTGAAGAAAATCCATCGAGATCTGTTATGTACAATAGAATGATAGAATTAGGCATCAGCGAAGATAAAGCAGGAATTTATACAGATATTGCAAAATACAGTTACTTTAACCAAGCACGATGGAGTGTAGCGGATACCATGAACTTTTCTATAGGCCAGGGGGAACATTCCTATACCCCTCTACAGATGACAAACTATATGGCAATACTGGCAAATGGTGGATATAGATATAATTTGAGCTTAATAAGAAAAACTCAAAGTTATGATGGAACAAATACAGTGGAATATCCACCAGAACTGGTAGAGCGTATACAGTTAAGAGACTATAATAATTTGGATGAAATTAATTATGGTATGTATTTAGTAAACGAAACTGGTACAGCCAGAAATTACTTTAGAAACTTTCCTATCAAGGTAGCTGCAAAAACTGGTACAGCTCAAAGAGAAGGAAAAATACCACCAATAGATGAGGTGGAGTATCTGAAGCGGCATTTAAGATCTTTTGGTGTAACAGAAGCTGCTGTGGAGGAGGTTACTGCACAGTTGATGGAGGAAAATAAAGATAATCCTAGGTATCAAGACAAAGGTTTTGCCATGAGGGAAGCCATTAGAACTTTAAACCCAAGAGCAAATTTAGATCAATTTAAAGACGATTATGACAACTACTCATGGTTTACAGGTTTCGCACCTTATGAAGATCCTCAGATAGCAATCTCCGTGTTGATTTTTCAAGGGGGATCAGGAGGATATGGTGCACCGATATTTAGAGAAATTGTTGCAGAATATATGGGCTTGAATACAGTGGTGGAGAATGATGGGAGTATTATTGAGAACAGGTTAACTAGATAA
- the minC gene encoding septum site-determining protein MinC, with translation MTEESAIEFKGTKQGLFIHIKPNYDFEAIKKHLIDKLEKTGFFFKGANIFQIECGWLTSEEKEELENIMTTRYNLNIIKSVNISKSDGVKEDVFEGISEGKTKFIKGTVRSGQIIDYDGNVVVLGDVNPGGQVVARGNIIVMGNLRGIAYAGSNGNIEACVAALYLDPAQLRIANVIARAPDGEYEKPKGPEWARIKQNMVYIEPYLNK, from the coding sequence ATGACCGAAGAAAGTGCCATCGAGTTTAAGGGGACGAAACAAGGTCTTTTTATTCATATTAAGCCGAACTACGATTTTGAAGCCATAAAAAAACATTTAATCGATAAACTAGAAAAAACAGGATTTTTTTTTAAGGGTGCAAATATTTTCCAAATCGAATGTGGGTGGCTTACAAGCGAGGAAAAAGAAGAATTAGAAAATATTATGACAACTAGATATAATTTAAACATTATAAAAAGTGTAAATATATCTAAGTCTGATGGGGTGAAGGAAGACGTATTTGAAGGAATTAGTGAGGGAAAAACAAAATTCATTAAAGGTACAGTAAGATCAGGGCAAATTATTGATTATGATGGCAATGTAGTTGTACTTGGAGATGTAAATCCCGGGGGACAGGTTGTTGCTAGAGGAAATATCATCGTGATGGGAAATTTGAGAGGTATAGCATATGCAGGATCCAATGGCAACATAGAGGCCTGTGTAGCAGCCCTTTACTTAGATCCCGCACAGCTAAGAATTGCCAATGTAATTGCTAGGGCACCTGACGGGGAATATGAAAAACCTAAAGGGCCGGAATGGGCACGGATAAAACAAAACATGGTGTATATTGAACCTTACTTAAATAAATAA
- the minD gene encoding septum site-determining protein MinD — protein sequence MGEVIVITSGKGGVGKTTTTANLGTGLSQLGYKVAVIDADIGLRNLDVVMGLENRIVYDLVDVVEGVCRLKQALIKDKRYEGLYLLPAAQTKDKNAVTPEQMCKLTSDLKEIMDYVLVDCPAGIEQGFKNAIAGADRAIVVTTPEISAVRDADRIIGLLEASELRDPLLIINRIRIEMVKRGDMMNIDDMIDILAINLLGVVPDDEAIVISTNKGEPVVTDKNSVAGEAYRNIAKRVAGEEVPFINMETNEGFMKKLRKIFGLAK from the coding sequence ATGGGGGAAGTAATTGTTATTACATCGGGAAAAGGTGGTGTTGGAAAAACAACGACTACCGCTAACCTTGGAACAGGTTTATCGCAGCTGGGGTATAAAGTTGCAGTTATAGATGCTGATATAGGCTTAAGAAACTTAGATGTTGTTATGGGATTAGAAAATCGAATTGTATACGATCTGGTAGATGTTGTAGAAGGAGTATGTAGGCTTAAGCAAGCACTTATTAAAGATAAGAGATATGAAGGCTTATACCTATTGCCGGCTGCCCAGACAAAAGACAAAAATGCTGTTACACCAGAACAAATGTGTAAACTAACAAGTGATTTGAAGGAAATTATGGACTATGTTTTAGTGGACTGTCCAGCGGGAATTGAGCAGGGTTTTAAAAATGCCATTGCTGGAGCTGATAGGGCTATTGTTGTTACAACACCAGAGATATCGGCTGTAAGAGATGCAGATAGAATCATAGGTTTATTAGAAGCCTCTGAGCTAAGAGATCCCCTTTTAATCATTAACCGTATTAGAATTGAAATGGTCAAAAGGGGAGATATGATGAATATTGATGATATGATTGATATTTTAGCCATTAATTTGCTAGGTGTAGTACCTGACGATGAAGCGATTGTCATATCTACCAATAAGGGAGAACCTGTGGTTACAGATAAAAACTCAGTGGCTGGAGAGGCCTATAGAAATATTGCTAAACGTGTTGCTGGGGAAGAGGTTCCTTTTATCAATATGGAGACAAATGAGGGCTTCATGAAAAAACTAAGAAAAATTTTTGGACTAGCTAAATAG
- the minE gene encoding cell division topological specificity factor MinE → MDFLKFFSKDNGTSKNVAKERLRLVLVHDRTNCSPHFLEMVKGDIIKIISDYVEIDESGLDVKLTKTKRDIDDVLVPALVANIPIKKMKDKTRTE, encoded by the coding sequence ATGGATTTTTTGAAGTTTTTTAGTAAAGATAATGGAACGAGCAAAAATGTAGCAAAGGAACGATTAAGATTGGTGTTGGTGCACGATAGAACCAATTGCTCTCCTCACTTTCTTGAAATGGTGAAGGGAGATATTATTAAAATCATATCAGACTATGTTGAAATCGATGAAAGTGGTTTAGATGTTAAATTAACCAAGACAAAACGGGACATAGATGATGTATTGGTACCAGCGTTAGTAGCAAATATTCCGATAAAAAAAATGAAGGATAAAACTCGTACAGAATAA
- a CDS encoding methylglyoxal synthase, with amino-acid sequence MNIALIAHDNKKDMMVNFAIAYENILKEHNLSATGTTGRRIMEATSLQVKRFQSGPLGGDQQIGAEIATNSMDVVIFLRDPLTPQPHEPDIQALIRLCDVNMIPVATNIATAEILIRALERGDLAWRKYVNKK; translated from the coding sequence ATGAATATTGCCCTTATTGCCCACGATAATAAGAAGGACATGATGGTTAACTTTGCAATTGCTTATGAAAATATCTTGAAAGAACATAACTTATCTGCAACAGGTACAACTGGTAGAAGGATCATGGAAGCCACCTCACTGCAAGTGAAAAGATTCCAATCTGGACCACTTGGAGGAGATCAACAAATAGGTGCAGAAATAGCAACAAATTCAATGGATGTTGTTATTTTCTTAAGAGATCCTTTAACACCGCAGCCACATGAACCTGACATACAAGCTCTTATAAGGTTATGTGATGTAAATATGATTCCTGTTGCTACAAATATTGCTACTGCAGAAATTTTGATAAGGGCTTTAGAGCGCGGTGATTTAGCCTGGAGGAAGTATGTTAATAAAAAATAG
- a CDS encoding murein hydrolase activator EnvC family protein, which produces MNGRKRDTPIQSMRIFQNTMYKDNEAFGGIDFNLWLHQTLIRLGVCLIILFTVVVIKNINTKPTNYIIDKVTYNVNKEFEIAENYDRYKNMIVSLTRRGEEALAVINIGTFSKLQFANPMEGMVVTFFQDEQESGKVSRGIDIEGKAGENVLAAQEGVVMEVGQNQSSGNYVIIKHKGELLSVYKNLEKYVVDKNQKVVMGEVIGTSSGKLQFEVWRDREPIDPFELIDFHTESM; this is translated from the coding sequence ATGAATGGAAGAAAAAGGGATACACCGATACAATCTATGAGAATTTTTCAAAATACAATGTATAAAGACAACGAAGCCTTTGGGGGTATAGACTTTAACTTATGGTTGCACCAGACGCTAATTAGGTTAGGTGTATGCTTGATCATTCTATTTACTGTTGTTGTAATAAAAAACATCAATACAAAACCAACAAACTATATCATTGATAAAGTAACTTATAATGTCAATAAGGAGTTTGAAATTGCTGAAAACTATGATAGGTATAAGAACATGATAGTAAGTTTAACAAGAAGGGGAGAAGAAGCATTAGCGGTTATCAATATAGGTACATTTTCAAAACTTCAGTTTGCAAATCCTATGGAAGGCATGGTTGTCACATTTTTTCAAGATGAGCAGGAATCTGGAAAAGTCTCAAGAGGGATTGACATAGAAGGAAAAGCTGGGGAAAATGTACTGGCAGCTCAAGAAGGTGTTGTTATGGAGGTAGGACAAAATCAATCCAGTGGCAATTATGTTATTATAAAACATAAAGGCGAACTGTTATCTGTTTACAAAAATTTAGAAAAATATGTAGTAGATAAAAATCAAAAAGTTGTCATGGGGGAAGTAATTGGTACAAGTTCGGGAAAGCTGCAGTTTGAAGTATGGCGTGATAGAGAACCTATTGATCCCTTTGAATTGATTGATTTTCATACGGAAAGTATGTAG
- a CDS encoding site-2 protease family protein — protein sequence MKLFKLFGIYIKINYMLLPIFVFSIYYKYFFQLIVMIFVIVVHELAHSLTSIHYGIDVEEIELFPFGGVAKANNYLEMDPFKEMVIAIVGPMSNFIMMFVMIVLQSYIALQMELVHFFILSNLTIGLFNMLPILPLDGGRILRAYISSKIGLKRGTKAAIRISKVLTIFLFLTGIHFGIRAQENLFLCGVAVFLYIKANKEKEMMTYTSIYQIVTKKKQLLEKGIMDVKYLTALESIDLRKTVQEFSTWKYHLVTVINTKGKVLGSLSESEILDAMIKYNHRITLGDLIELKK from the coding sequence ATGAAACTATTTAAATTATTTGGTATATATATAAAAATAAACTATATGTTATTACCGATTTTCGTTTTTAGTATTTATTATAAATACTTTTTTCAATTGATAGTAATGATTTTTGTTATTGTTGTTCATGAACTGGCCCATTCTCTAACTTCCATACATTATGGGATAGATGTGGAGGAAATAGAACTTTTTCCCTTTGGAGGAGTGGCAAAGGCCAATAACTATCTAGAAATGGACCCATTTAAAGAAATGGTGATTGCTATTGTAGGACCGATGTCTAACTTCATTATGATGTTTGTAATGATTGTATTGCAATCTTATATAGCATTGCAGATGGAATTAGTGCACTTTTTTATACTTTCTAATCTTACTATTGGACTATTTAATATGCTGCCTATTTTACCGTTAGATGGTGGACGAATTTTAAGGGCTTATATAAGCAGCAAAATTGGTTTAAAGAGAGGAACAAAGGCGGCTATAAGGATTAGTAAAGTCCTAACTATTTTTCTGTTTTTAACAGGAATTCATTTTGGTATAAGGGCTCAAGAAAACTTATTTTTATGTGGTGTAGCCGTTTTTTTGTATATAAAAGCTAATAAAGAAAAAGAAATGATGACATATACTTCCATTTATCAGATTGTGACAAAAAAGAAACAACTCTTGGAGAAAGGAATTATGGATGTAAAGTATTTAACTGCTTTGGAATCTATCGATCTTAGAAAGACAGTACAAGAATTTTCTACCTGGAAATACCACCTTGTGACGGTGATCAATACGAAAGGAAAGGTGTTGGGAAGTCTATCAGAAAGCGAGATTTTAGATGCCATGATAAAGTATAATCATAGAATTACTTTAGGAGATCTTATAGAGCTAAAAAAATAA
- a CDS encoding TIGR03960 family B12-binding radical SAM protein codes for MNKVEIHDLLYKVEKPARYLGNELNSIHKTITEETIRYAFCFPDIYEVGMSHLGMQILYHLINTVEDVYCERVFTPALDMEKEMRKMNIPLFALESRQSINNFDFVGFTLQYELSYSNILNMLDLARIPIYSKDRGEEHPIVLLGGPCAYNPEPIADFADIIVLGEAEEVQLELIALYRTFKKGKYIKEEFLKEASKIPGIYVPSLYEVKYHDDGRIHSFMPKIEGIPSKIKKRIIKNLDDVFYPEKLIVPYLNVVHDRVALEIFRGCTRGCRFCQAGMIYRPVREKSIDRLSTLAESLLASTGYEEISLASLSTSDYSSLNDFVTHLIDKYSKDKIGISLPSLRLDNFSLELVKEIQKVRKTGLTFAPEAGSQRLRDVINKGLTEEDLINASQKAFESGWSNVKLYFMLGLPTETLEDVTGIKELAFKVIDLYYAIPKEQRAKGLNVTISTSTFVPKPFTPFQWVPQITLEEIDERQQFLKQQLNRKSITYNYHDAKTSFLEAVFARGDRRLSKVLALAVEEGCKFDGWMEHFDFDKWMGVFEKLGIDPKFYVNRKREYEEILPWDHIDVGISKEFLIRENEKAIKGELTQDCRTNCSACGVNQGFIGGIC; via the coding sequence ATGAATAAAGTTGAAATTCATGATTTACTATATAAAGTAGAAAAGCCTGCTAGATATCTAGGAAATGAATTAAATAGTATACATAAAACAATTACAGAAGAAACCATACGCTATGCTTTTTGTTTTCCTGACATATATGAAGTGGGCATGAGTCACTTAGGAATGCAGATTTTATATCACTTAATAAATACTGTAGAAGATGTTTATTGCGAGAGGGTCTTTACTCCAGCACTAGATATGGAGAAAGAAATGAGAAAGATGAATATTCCGCTATTTGCTCTAGAGAGCCGGCAATCAATAAATAATTTTGATTTCGTGGGTTTTACTTTACAATATGAGTTGAGCTATAGTAATATTTTAAATATGCTTGATTTAGCAAGAATACCAATATATAGTAAAGACAGAGGGGAAGAACATCCTATTGTTTTGCTAGGAGGCCCCTGTGCTTATAATCCGGAACCTATCGCCGATTTTGCTGATATCATTGTTTTAGGAGAGGCAGAAGAAGTACAATTAGAATTGATAGCGTTATATCGAACCTTTAAAAAAGGTAAATATATAAAAGAGGAATTTTTGAAAGAAGCTTCTAAGATACCAGGTATCTATGTTCCTAGCTTATATGAAGTTAAGTATCATGATGATGGAAGAATTCACTCCTTTATGCCTAAAATAGAAGGTATTCCTTCTAAAATTAAGAAAAGAATTATAAAAAATTTAGACGATGTATTTTATCCAGAAAAATTAATCGTTCCTTATCTAAATGTAGTCCATGACCGAGTTGCATTAGAAATTTTTAGAGGTTGTACAAGAGGCTGTAGATTTTGTCAGGCAGGAATGATTTATAGACCTGTTCGTGAAAAATCTATAGACAGATTATCTACTTTAGCCGAAAGTTTACTGGCATCTACAGGATACGAAGAAATCTCTTTAGCATCCTTAAGTACCAGTGACTATTCAAGTCTAAATGATTTTGTAACCCATCTTATTGATAAATATAGTAAAGATAAAATCGGGATATCTTTACCATCTTTGCGGTTAGATAATTTTTCTTTAGAATTGGTAAAGGAAATACAAAAAGTAAGAAAGACAGGACTAACATTTGCACCTGAGGCCGGCAGTCAAAGACTAAGGGATGTTATTAATAAAGGATTGACGGAAGAAGATTTAATCAATGCAAGTCAAAAGGCTTTTGAATCTGGGTGGAGTAATGTAAAGCTCTATTTTATGTTAGGGTTGCCTACGGAGACTTTAGAGGATGTAACCGGCATTAAGGAGCTTGCTTTTAAGGTAATTGATCTATACTACGCTATTCCTAAAGAACAAAGAGCAAAAGGGTTAAATGTTACTATCAGTACTTCCACCTTTGTTCCAAAGCCATTTACACCTTTTCAGTGGGTGCCTCAAATTACCTTAGAAGAAATAGATGAAAGACAGCAATTTTTAAAGCAGCAGTTAAATAGAAAAAGCATTACCTACAACTATCATGATGCAAAAACCAGCTTTTTAGAAGCTGTATTTGCTAGAGGAGATCGAAGATTATCAAAAGTTTTAGCCTTGGCTGTTGAGGAAGGCTGTAAATTTGATGGATGGATGGAACACTTTGATTTTGATAAATGGATGGGAGTCTTTGAAAAGTTAGGAATAGACCCTAAGTTTTATGTCAATAGAAAAAGAGAATATGAAGAGATCCTACCTTGGGATCATATCGATGTTGGTATAAGTAAAGAATTTCTTATTCGAGAAAATGAAAAAGCTATAAAAGGTGAACTAACACAGGACTGTAGAACAAATTGCTCTGCCTGTGGTGTGAATCAAGGATTTATAGGAGGAATATGTTAA
- a CDS encoding TIGR03936 family radical SAM-associated protein — MYRIRSRFYKKEDMIFISHLDLVRLFERAFRRGNIPISYTQGYNPHPIMAFATALGVGVSSEGEYIDIEVEEKLDIEDFMDRLNHVLPQGLAIVESKYISRSESSLMSVIQYSTYIARVVLDEEVCSEALQEKLKTFLNLEEIIEIKEKKKKGNYKKSNRKQVQEINIRPYIQEMQIHTTEEKEIIFKMMLAAGSSGNLKPEIAVKKFGEIAELQMDFDKIRVHRLELLTQIQPQYLTPLDTIES, encoded by the coding sequence ATGTATAGAATAAGGTCAAGATTTTACAAGAAAGAGGACATGATTTTTATCTCACACTTGGACTTAGTACGTCTTTTCGAGAGGGCCTTTAGAAGAGGAAATATTCCTATCTCCTATACGCAGGGCTATAATCCCCATCCCATCATGGCTTTTGCAACTGCATTAGGTGTGGGGGTATCTAGCGAAGGAGAATATATAGATATAGAAGTAGAAGAAAAATTAGATATAGAAGATTTTATGGACAGGTTAAATCATGTTTTACCACAGGGACTAGCTATAGTTGAAAGCAAATATATTTCTCGAAGTGAAAGTTCGCTAATGTCTGTTATTCAGTATTCTACCTATATCGCAAGGGTTGTCCTTGATGAAGAGGTTTGTAGTGAGGCATTACAAGAAAAATTAAAAACTTTTTTAAACTTAGAAGAAATTATAGAGATAAAAGAAAAAAAGAAAAAAGGTAATTATAAAAAATCTAATAGAAAACAGGTACAGGAAATTAATATTCGACCTTACATACAAGAAATGCAAATACATACAACCGAAGAAAAGGAAATAATATTTAAAATGATGTTGGCTGCTGGTAGCAGTGGGAATTTAAAACCTGAAATCGCAGTGAAAAAATTTGGAGAAATAGCTGAATTGCAGATGGACTTTGATAAAATAAGAGTGCACAGATTAGAATTATTAACACAAATACAACCACAGTACTTGACACCTTTAGATACGATAGAATCTTAA
- a CDS encoding Rne/Rng family ribonuclease: protein MNQIIVDTTINETRLALIENNELVELYIERKNNKRIVGNIYKGRVTNVLPGMQAAFVDIGLEKNSFLYVKDAVPQEYQYEENETFQNVAIKDLIKAGQEIIVQVTKEPIGSKGARVTTHITLPGRYLVLMPYTDYLGISRRITSEEERNRLKKAVEEVKPQNMGVIVRTVAEGKDKEAFNDDIKFLLKLWQKIEKEKKLGFAPRMIYKDFDLVDRTIRDIFSVNIDEFIMNNTEDYKGALELVDLISPALKERLELYDEELEIFQYYNIETQFKNSILRKIWLKSGGYIVIDSTEALTVIDVNTGKYVGSIDLEDTVFKTNLEAAQEIAKQLRLRDIGGIIIVDFIDMTNENYVERVLQVLEQSLNKDRTKTKILGMTSLGLVEITRKKVRQRLESLLLKQCPCCEGTGSVLNEEVLLFRIEKEVKRTKKHTNAEAIVFEVNTDVYDGLFKDKLIIKELEEEYDMRIWILPKKDAHFNDLNVKARGKTEVMEKLVKELQT from the coding sequence ATGAATCAAATTATTGTGGATACGACGATCAATGAAACTAGACTAGCGTTAATAGAAAATAATGAATTAGTTGAGCTGTATATTGAGAGAAAAAATAATAAAAGAATTGTAGGAAATATTTATAAGGGCAGGGTGACCAATGTATTGCCGGGGATGCAGGCAGCTTTTGTGGATATCGGTTTAGAAAAAAACAGCTTCCTCTATGTTAAGGATGCAGTACCCCAAGAATATCAATATGAAGAAAATGAAACCTTTCAAAATGTAGCTATAAAAGACCTAATAAAAGCAGGTCAAGAAATCATTGTTCAAGTTACTAAAGAACCCATTGGTTCTAAAGGGGCTAGAGTTACTACCCATATTACCCTGCCTGGAAGATATTTAGTATTGATGCCTTATACCGATTATTTAGGTATATCAAGAAGAATTACAAGTGAAGAGGAAAGAAATCGATTAAAAAAAGCTGTTGAAGAAGTAAAACCTCAAAACATGGGTGTTATTGTCAGGACAGTAGCGGAAGGTAAGGATAAAGAGGCTTTTAATGACGATATAAAGTTTTTGCTGAAGCTCTGGCAGAAAATCGAGAAAGAAAAAAAGCTAGGATTTGCTCCAAGAATGATCTATAAGGATTTTGACTTGGTGGATCGAACCATTAGAGATATCTTTAGTGTAAATATTGATGAATTTATTATGAACAATACAGAAGACTATAAAGGAGCGTTAGAACTAGTAGATTTGATTTCACCAGCATTAAAGGAAAGACTAGAGCTCTATGATGAAGAGTTAGAAATTTTTCAATACTATAATATAGAGACCCAGTTTAAGAATAGCATTTTGAGAAAAATATGGCTAAAAAGTGGGGGCTATATTGTTATTGATTCTACAGAAGCTTTAACAGTGATCGATGTTAATACGGGAAAGTACGTAGGAAGTATCGATCTAGAGGACACTGTTTTTAAAACAAACCTTGAAGCTGCTCAAGAAATTGCCAAACAACTAAGGCTAAGGGATATAGGAGGTATCATCATTGTAGACTTTATTGATATGACCAACGAAAATTATGTAGAGCGGGTACTTCAGGTTCTAGAACAATCATTAAACAAAGATCGTACTAAGACCAAAATCCTAGGAATGACATCTCTTGGGTTAGTAGAAATTACAAGAAAAAAGGTAAGACAGCGACTAGAGTCATTATTATTAAAACAATGTCCCTGTTGCGAAGGTACTGGCAGTGTATTAAACGAAGAGGTCTTACTGTTTAGAATAGAAAAAGAAGTAAAGCGAACAAAAAAACATACAAATGCCGAAGCCATTGTTTTTGAAGTGAATACTGATGTATATGATGGGCTTTTCAAAGATAAGTTAATTATTAAAGAACTAGAAGAAGAATATGATATGAGAATATGGATTTTGCCAAAGAAGGATGCTCATTTTAACGACCTAAATGTTAAGGCCCGGGGAAAAACAGAAGTGATGGAAAAATTAGTAAAAGAACTTCAAACATAG